A genomic segment from Pseudoxanthomonas sp. CF385 encodes:
- a CDS encoding VirB4 family type IV secretion/conjugal transfer ATPase, translating to MLAPDLSIAEFIPLSAHVSPHVIKTTGGDFLLTWRLDGLPFVGREEWELEHRHNTFNRMLQTLRAPDFVNVAFWAHDLRRRGRIRSGAHFGQSFNQELSDRYFDALSSQKIMQNELYLTMIYRPIVMGKKFVEKSANVSRLQAEQDQAVAKLMELAGNVEAVLKDYAPVRLGMYEVESGGVFSETLEFFGFVLNRISEPVPVLRAPLYDYLAVSRHMFSSKTGDFVVSTPDGQNHFGAILNIKEYTDGTWPGILNGLKYLNFEYVITHSFSPMGRQDALKVLDRTKGMMISSGDKAVSQIVELDGAMDQVASGNFVLGEYHFIMTLYAEDQQRLSQNVAVARAELSNAGFVSVKEDLAVCSSFYSQMPGNWRYRTRLANVSSLNFLGLSPLHNFATGKRDNNPWGDCVTVLQTTNGQPYYFNFHATHPAENSLGEKAIANTMVIGKSGTGKTALINFLLSQVQKFDPVPTIFFFDKDRGAEIFVRACGGNYLALENGKPTGFNPFQCQRTDANVQFLAGLVKVLAGKTHYTAREDEDVFRAVEAMLDMPLHLRSMTNFQKSLPNMGDDGLFARLRKWTAGNALGWVFDNPMDTIELDRASIIGFDYTDVIENAEIRVPVINYLLHRLEELIDGRPLIYVMDEFWKILDGGGALKDFAKNKQKTIRKQNGLGIFATQSPEDALASDISAALIEQTATLILLPNPNAAREDYIDGLKLTDAEFEVIKNLDERSRCFLVKQGHASTVCQLNLRGMDDALAVISASTDNIEIMHGIVEDEARRLVVDKAELLPEQWLPRFQRERKGSGRSGSSQAPSSRADGARRSSAPS from the coding sequence ATGCTCGCGCCAGACCTTTCCATCGCCGAGTTCATCCCGCTGTCCGCGCATGTGTCCCCGCACGTGATTAAGACGACGGGTGGGGACTTCTTGCTGACATGGCGCCTGGACGGGCTCCCGTTCGTAGGGCGTGAGGAATGGGAACTTGAACACCGTCACAATACGTTCAACCGCATGCTCCAGACCCTGCGCGCTCCAGATTTTGTAAACGTGGCGTTCTGGGCGCACGATCTGCGGCGCCGAGGGCGAATCCGCTCGGGTGCACACTTCGGCCAATCGTTCAACCAGGAGTTGTCGGACAGATACTTCGATGCGCTCTCCTCGCAGAAGATCATGCAGAACGAGCTGTATCTGACGATGATCTACCGGCCCATCGTGATGGGGAAAAAGTTCGTCGAGAAGTCTGCCAACGTGTCACGCCTACAGGCTGAACAAGACCAGGCCGTGGCGAAGTTGATGGAACTGGCGGGCAACGTGGAGGCGGTGCTCAAGGACTATGCCCCCGTGCGTCTCGGTATGTATGAGGTCGAGTCGGGCGGGGTATTCTCGGAGACGTTAGAGTTCTTCGGTTTCGTGCTCAATCGCATCTCCGAGCCGGTGCCTGTGCTACGCGCGCCGCTTTATGACTACTTGGCCGTCAGCCGCCATATGTTCTCGTCGAAGACGGGCGATTTCGTCGTCAGCACGCCAGATGGGCAGAATCATTTCGGCGCCATCCTGAACATCAAGGAGTACACCGACGGAACCTGGCCCGGGATCCTAAACGGGCTGAAGTACCTCAACTTCGAGTACGTCATCACGCACTCTTTCAGCCCGATGGGGCGTCAGGATGCGCTGAAGGTGCTGGATCGAACGAAGGGCATGATGATCTCGTCCGGCGACAAGGCGGTCAGCCAGATCGTCGAGCTGGACGGCGCCATGGATCAGGTTGCGTCTGGGAACTTCGTGCTCGGCGAGTACCACTTCATCATGACCCTGTACGCTGAGGACCAGCAGCGACTTTCGCAGAATGTGGCGGTCGCCCGTGCAGAGTTGTCCAATGCCGGCTTCGTCTCGGTTAAGGAGGATCTGGCCGTCTGTTCGTCCTTCTATTCCCAGATGCCGGGGAACTGGCGTTATCGCACCAGGCTTGCCAACGTCAGTTCGCTGAACTTCCTCGGCTTGTCGCCGCTGCACAATTTTGCCACCGGAAAGCGCGACAACAATCCGTGGGGCGATTGCGTCACAGTGCTTCAGACGACCAATGGGCAGCCCTACTACTTCAACTTCCACGCGACCCATCCGGCCGAGAATTCACTCGGCGAGAAAGCCATCGCCAACACCATGGTCATCGGTAAATCCGGTACCGGCAAGACGGCACTTATCAACTTCCTACTTAGCCAGGTGCAGAAGTTCGATCCGGTGCCGACCATCTTCTTCTTCGACAAGGATCGAGGCGCGGAGATCTTCGTTCGCGCCTGCGGAGGCAACTATCTCGCGCTCGAGAACGGGAAGCCCACCGGCTTCAATCCATTCCAGTGTCAGCGCACCGATGCCAACGTGCAGTTCCTCGCCGGGCTGGTCAAGGTGCTGGCGGGAAAAACGCACTACACCGCACGTGAGGACGAGGACGTATTCCGAGCAGTCGAGGCCATGCTCGACATGCCGCTGCACCTGAGGTCGATGACGAATTTCCAGAAGAGCCTGCCCAACATGGGTGACGATGGGCTCTTCGCCCGCCTGCGGAAATGGACGGCCGGCAATGCGCTTGGCTGGGTGTTTGACAATCCAATGGACACCATCGAACTGGATCGTGCGAGCATCATTGGATTCGACTATACCGATGTCATCGAGAACGCCGAGATCCGCGTCCCAGTGATCAACTACCTTCTGCATCGACTGGAGGAACTGATCGATGGTCGACCACTCATCTATGTTATGGACGAGTTCTGGAAGATCCTCGATGGTGGTGGTGCGTTGAAGGACTTCGCCAAGAACAAACAGAAGACGATCCGAAAGCAGAACGGGCTTGGTATCTTCGCCACGCAGAGTCCAGAAGATGCCCTGGCGAGCGATATATCAGCCGCTCTCATTGAGCAGACCGCGACGCTGATTCTGTTGCCAAACCCGAATGCGGCGCGAGAGGACTACATCGACGGCCTGAAGCTTACCGATGCCGAATTCGAGGTGATCAAGAATCTTGACGAACGCTCGCGCTGCTTCCTCGTGAAGCAGGGGCACGCGTCGACTGTGTGCCAACTCAACCTGCGCGGCATGGACGACGCCTTGGCGGTCATCTCCGCCAGTACTGACAATATCGAGATCATGCACGGCATCGTTGAAGACGAGGCGCGGCGTCTGGTGGTGGACAAGGCCGAACTGCTGCCCGAGCAGTGGTTGCCGCGATTTCAGCGGGAGCGCAAGGGGTCGGGTAGGAGTGGCTCATCGCAGGCGCCTTCCTCCCGGGCGGATGGCGCAAGGCGCTCCTCAGCGCCTTCGTAG
- a CDS encoding type IV secretion system protein, translating to MSHVNANQTRRLPMWGLLSLSTVLWIPPSLSVSASGVPVVDGAHIGVNKFAWVAQYQQMYQELQRQMEQYRTQIRELEQKYVSGPSFSGAAGYRETLSERGLNDYVAERCGAGAGLRTGPAQIKEIAERQFRNCVAIIQTENTRYNVMVRVLKNLDVRDRQMEELKRQAASVPADQPGALERVKANIAQLEAYVELDLQNATTLLSAYDASLKALNTEQVWLGQAAFNGKKSGLVDTVVQYGALKGALEVARSRER from the coding sequence ATGTCGCACGTCAACGCAAATCAGACCCGTCGCCTGCCGATGTGGGGTCTTCTGTCGCTGTCTACCGTGTTGTGGATCCCGCCGTCGCTCAGCGTAAGCGCTTCCGGTGTTCCTGTCGTTGACGGGGCACACATTGGCGTCAACAAGTTCGCTTGGGTTGCCCAGTATCAGCAAATGTATCAAGAGCTTCAAAGGCAGATGGAACAGTATCGCACGCAAATCCGAGAGCTCGAACAGAAGTACGTCAGCGGCCCTTCGTTCAGCGGAGCGGCCGGGTACCGGGAGACGCTGTCCGAGCGGGGCCTGAATGACTATGTTGCGGAACGCTGCGGTGCCGGGGCCGGACTACGCACCGGCCCGGCACAGATCAAGGAAATTGCGGAGCGACAGTTCAGGAACTGTGTCGCGATCATTCAGACCGAGAATACGCGCTACAACGTCATGGTCCGCGTGCTCAAGAACCTTGATGTTCGAGATCGGCAGATGGAAGAGCTGAAAAGGCAGGCGGCGTCTGTTCCAGCAGATCAGCCAGGAGCTCTCGAACGGGTTAAGGCCAATATCGCGCAGCTTGAGGCCTATGTAGAGCTCGATCTGCAGAATGCCACGACGTTACTGAGCGCCTACGACGCCAGCCTGAAGGCACTGAATACCGAGCAGGTCTGGCTCGGTCAGGCGGCTTTCAACGGAAAGAAAAGCGGACTGGTGGATACGGTAGTTCAGTATGGCGCGCTCAAGGGTGCGCTCGAGGTCGCGAGGAGTCGCGAGCGCTGA